Below is a window of Leisingera sp. S132 DNA.
CGGCTGGGAGTTCGAGGAACGCGCCAAGGCCATGGGCGCCGCGGTGCCTGAAAGCCAGTCTCTGTCTTATGAGCTGGACAGCGAGGGCTTCAAGCTGGTCGCGGACAAGCTGGTCGAGGAAGCCGGCATCCACCCGATGCTGCACCGGGTCTTCGTGGCACCGATCCGCGAGGGCAACCGGATCACCGGCGTCATCGTCGAGAGCAAGGCGGGCCGCGAGGCCATTCTTGCGAAGCGTGTGATCGACGCCACGGGTGATGCCGACATTGCCCATATGATGGGCGCGCCTTGCGTGAAAACCCCGGTGGAGCAGATGCAGGCAGCCAGCGTGATGTTCCACATCGCGGGCGTCGACAAGCAGAAGTTCATGGAGGGCGTCAAGGCCGATCCGCAGACCTATGCCAACTGGTCGACCGGCGAGTGGCAGGTGGAGACCTCAGGGAAAGAGGACGACATGTTCTCCCCCTTCCTGGCCAAGCCGTTTTCGCAGGCGATCCGCGACGGGATCATTCCGGCGCATCTCAATACCATCGGCGGCACCTGGGGCGCGGTGCATGACAGCGGCGAGATGACCTATATGAACCTGGTGCATCTGGCCGGCATCGACGGCACCGACCCTGACAGCATGACCAAGGGTGAGATCGAGGGGCGCAAACAGGCGATGCATGCAATTGACGCGCTGCGGGCCTATACCCCGGGCTGCGAGGGCGCGCGTTTGCGGAACTTCGGCATGACCATCGGCATCCGCGACACCCGCAAGATCGACGCGCATCACAACATTACCGAGGACGAGACCCGCAATCAGGGCCGGTTCGAGGACACCATCGGCATCTATCCTGAGTTCATCGACGGCTACGGGGTGCTGATCCTGCCCACCACCGGGCGCTACATGCAGATCCCCTACCGCGCGATGCTGCCCAAGGGGGTGGAAGGCCTCTTGGTCACTGGCCGGGCCATCGGCGGCGACAAGATCGCCCATGCCGCCACCCGCAACATGGCGGCTTGCGCCGTCGCGGGCCAGGGCGCGGGCATCGCCGCGGCGCTGTCGGTGAAGGCAGACTGCGAATTGGACGCGGTGAACATCGGTGAGGTCCAAGGAGAGCTGATACGCCAGGGCGTGAGGATTCACTGATGCAGGAGATCCCCACAATCGACATCACCCCGCTTCGGGAGGATGGCCATCCCGGGCGGCAGGACACCGTCGCCGCCATTCTGGCGGCAGCGGAGGATATCGGGTTTCTTTCGATCACCGGAACAGGCATCGTACAGGAAACGGTCGGGAATGTGCGCCGCGCCGTTCAGTCTATCTTTGCCGTGCCCGGGAAATCCAAGTGGGAACAGGCAATTACGCGGGAGAATTACCGCGGCTACATCCCCTTGGGGTTCTTCACGCCGAATGACGGTTCGGGGACGGCGGACAAATACGAGGGTTACAAACTGCACCATGAGGTGGCGGCGGATGATCCCATCTGCGCCATCTGCCCGCTTTACGGCCCCAACCGCTGGCCGGTTGAAGTGCCTGAGGCGCGCGAAGCGATCCTCGGCTACTGGGCGGAGCTGGACGGTGTCTTTCACCTGCTGCTGGGCGCGCTGGCCGAGGGGCTGGGGCTGGACCCGGCGGCCTTCCGTGAACCGTTCGAGACCCCGCTCACCAATATGAGCCTGCTGCACTACCCGCCGCAGGCGCCGGAGGAGGACGGGTTCGGCATCCACCCGCACAAGGACACCGACGCGCTGACCATCATCGCACCGGACCCGGTGGGCGGGCTGGAGGTCCAGACCAAGGGCGGCGGCTGGATCACCCCGGGCTGCCCGCCCGGCGGCTTTGTGGTGAACATTGGCGACATGCTGGAACTGTGGTCCGGCGGGCGGCTGGTCTCCACCCCGCACCGGGTGGTCAACAAGAGCGGGCGGGAGCGCTATTCCTTCCCCTATTTCGCGGTGCCGCGCCATGATGTGGTGGTGGAACCGCTGCTGCCGCCTGTCGAAGGCTTTGACCGGCCTTCGGTGCATTGCGGCCACTGGTCGGCAGAGATCTGGCGCACCAACTGGCCGGATGAGGCCGCGGGCGAAGACACGCCGGAACTTGGCACGATACATAGCTGACGGAACGCCCCGCCCCGGGAGGGGCGGAGCGCCCGCCCACACTGTGAGGGCGGGCGCTGCCCGGCCTGCGGCCCGGCGGGAGGTTTCCCCCACTTGCCCCCGGCCTTTTCCGCCTTATCCCCGCCTTGCCCACAGGGGATTTGCCCTGCCCCCTTGCAAGCCCCTGCTGCATCAGGAAAGACTGGCGCCAGAAACCTGATGCAAACGGATCAAAGGCGGCACGCGGACCATGGCCTTACCGGCAAAACAGCAGCTGAAATACTGGGGCATCGCCGCCATTGTCTTTGCGGTGGTGATGTGGGCGCTTGGCAATGTGCTGATGCCCTTCGTGCTGGGCGCCGCCATCGCCTATATGATCGACCCGGTGGCCGACCGGCTGGAGGCCTGGGGCATGAGCCGCGCCGGGGCCACCGCCGCGATCACGGTAGGCACCCTGCTGATCTTCCTGCTGCTGCTGGTGGTGGTGGTGCCGACGCTGATCTCGCAGATGATCGACCTGGCCCAGGTGCTGCCGCAGCTGCTGCGCGATGCGCGCGCCTTTGCCACCGAGCATTTCCCCACGGTTTTCGAGGAGAACAGCCGCATACACCAGGCTGTCACCTCCTTCATGCAGACCCTGCAATCGCGTGCGATGGAGGTGCTGCAATCGGTGCTGGGCGGTGCCGCCTCCTTCCTGAACATCGTGATCCTGCTGGTGATCGTGCCGGTGGTGGCGGTCTATCTGCTGCTGGACTGGGACCGGATGGTTGCCCGCATCGACGAGCTGCTGCCGCGCGACCACCAGCCGGTGATCCGCCGCCTGGCGGGCGAGATCGACGCGGTGCTGGCCTCCTTCATCCGCGGCATGGGCACCGTCTGCCTGATCCTCGGCACCTATTACGCGGTGGCGCTGATGCTGGTGGGGCTGAACTTCGGCCTCGCGGTGGGCTTCATCGCGGGGCTTGTCACCTTCATCCCTTACCTCGGTGCCCTCATTGGCGGCGCGCTGGCCATCGGCCTGGCCCTGTTCCAGTTCTGGGGCGACTGGGTGTCGATCGGGCTGGTGGCGGCCATCTTTGCCATCGGCCAGGTGGCAGAGGGCAATATCCTGACGCCCAAGCTGGTGGGCGGCTCGGTCGGCCTGCATCCGGTCTGGCTGCTGCTGGCGCTGTCGGTCTTTGGCGCATTGTTCGGCTTTGTCGGCATGCTGGTGGCGGTGCCGGTGGCGGCGGCGCTTGGCGTGATCGCGCGCTTTGTCACCGAGCAGTATCTGGACAGCCGCCTGTATCAGGGCCAAAGCCATCCCAATGCTGAGAAACGGGACGCAGGCGCGGAGTGATCCCATGGCACAGCAGCTGAGCTTTGATCTCCCGGCGAAACCGGCGCTGGGGCGGGAGGATTTCTTTGTCGCGCCGTCCAATGCGATGGCCGTGGCGCTGCTGGATCCGCAGTTTGCCTGGCCCAGCGGCAAGCTGGTGCTGACCGGCCCCAAGGGCGCGGGCAAGACCCATCTGGCGCATGTCTGGGCCAGCCAGTCCGGCGCCCGCATCCTCCCCGCCGCACGCCTCAGCGAACAGATGGTGCCGGAGCTGGCGCAGGGCCCTGTCGCGGTCGAAGACGTGCCGCAGATCGCCGATGATCCAGCGCAGCAGAACGCCCTGTTCCACCTGCACAATCTGGTGCTGGCGCAGGGTCATTCGCTGGTGATGACCGGGCGCGGCGCGCCGAACCTCTGGGGGCTGACGCTGCCCGACCTGCAAAGCCGGGTGCAGGCCGCCACCCACGCCGAATTGCAGCCGCCTGACGACCAGCTTCTGGCGGTGGTGCTGGCCAAGCTGTTCAACGACCGCCAGATCACGCCCAAGCCGGATGTGATTCCCTATCTGGTGGCGCATATGGACCGCTCCTTTGCCGCCGCGGCGCAGATCGTGCGGCGG
It encodes the following:
- a CDS encoding FAD-dependent oxidoreductase translates to MAKTIREPAREIPVIHETEVLVVGSGPGGLAAALAAARAGVEVTLMDRFGCFGGNITTVGVEGFAWYRHEETVEAGGIGWEFEERAKAMGAAVPESQSLSYELDSEGFKLVADKLVEEAGIHPMLHRVFVAPIREGNRITGVIVESKAGREAILAKRVIDATGDADIAHMMGAPCVKTPVEQMQAASVMFHIAGVDKQKFMEGVKADPQTYANWSTGEWQVETSGKEDDMFSPFLAKPFSQAIRDGIIPAHLNTIGGTWGAVHDSGEMTYMNLVHLAGIDGTDPDSMTKGEIEGRKQAMHAIDALRAYTPGCEGARLRNFGMTIGIRDTRKIDAHHNITEDETRNQGRFEDTIGIYPEFIDGYGVLILPTTGRYMQIPYRAMLPKGVEGLLVTGRAIGGDKIAHAATRNMAACAVAGQGAGIAAALSVKADCELDAVNIGEVQGELIRQGVRIH
- a CDS encoding isopenicillin N synthase family oxygenase, whose translation is MQEIPTIDITPLREDGHPGRQDTVAAILAAAEDIGFLSITGTGIVQETVGNVRRAVQSIFAVPGKSKWEQAITRENYRGYIPLGFFTPNDGSGTADKYEGYKLHHEVAADDPICAICPLYGPNRWPVEVPEAREAILGYWAELDGVFHLLLGALAEGLGLDPAAFREPFETPLTNMSLLHYPPQAPEEDGFGIHPHKDTDALTIIAPDPVGGLEVQTKGGGWITPGCPPGGFVVNIGDMLELWSGGRLVSTPHRVVNKSGRERYSFPYFAVPRHDVVVEPLLPPVEGFDRPSVHCGHWSAEIWRTNWPDEAAGEDTPELGTIHS
- a CDS encoding AI-2E family transporter, producing MALPAKQQLKYWGIAAIVFAVVMWALGNVLMPFVLGAAIAYMIDPVADRLEAWGMSRAGATAAITVGTLLIFLLLLVVVVPTLISQMIDLAQVLPQLLRDARAFATEHFPTVFEENSRIHQAVTSFMQTLQSRAMEVLQSVLGGAASFLNIVILLVIVPVVAVYLLLDWDRMVARIDELLPRDHQPVIRRLAGEIDAVLASFIRGMGTVCLILGTYYAVALMLVGLNFGLAVGFIAGLVTFIPYLGALIGGALAIGLALFQFWGDWVSIGLVAAIFAIGQVAEGNILTPKLVGGSVGLHPVWLLLALSVFGALFGFVGMLVAVPVAAALGVIARFVTEQYLDSRLYQGQSHPNAEKRDAGAE
- a CDS encoding HdaA/DnaA family protein yields the protein MAQQLSFDLPAKPALGREDFFVAPSNAMAVALLDPQFAWPSGKLVLTGPKGAGKTHLAHVWASQSGARILPAARLSEQMVPELAQGPVAVEDVPQIADDPAQQNALFHLHNLVLAQGHSLVMTGRGAPNLWGLTLPDLQSRVQAATHAELQPPDDQLLAVVLAKLFNDRQITPKPDVIPYLVAHMDRSFAAAAQIVRRLDQLSLAEKRSLTRPLAVRVLSEVRGEASENDASASC